The proteins below come from a single Nitrosospira sp. Is2 genomic window:
- a CDS encoding acyl-CoA dehydrogenase family protein has product MKTQPRCMELARSLSVEVRGFVDEQILPHEPMLADGGDLAAGLQSELTEKARSAGLWGLFYPLSHGGKMASLEEYLIVAEQEGRSEFSPAILGSHSALDAHMLLEFGTNEIRKNFLEPMAAGKAIPAYGMTEPGHGGSFPGLISTTAQFENGNWTINGRKWFVGNADRATFVTVLARTAGEDLPLGKSHSMILVPTDTPGYKVERQISILGRFLGQGEMSFTEVEVPESNLLGSSGGGMDLMSRRLRRGRLLRSMNWIGLAQRCFDLMGARINSGRGLSARLHEKQLVRQHLVTAYQSIASARELIRVAARGVDGGCPNDVQINVAKIAASQALCIASDSAVQIYGAEGISDLTPLSGIYRIARTSRILDGTDESLVSSVGRRLINSFKEEDTYHFA; this is encoded by the coding sequence GTGAAAACACAACCGCGCTGTATGGAATTGGCGCGATCCCTTTCGGTAGAGGTGAGAGGCTTCGTCGATGAGCAAATCCTTCCCCATGAACCAATGTTGGCCGATGGCGGAGATCTGGCCGCGGGATTGCAATCCGAGCTTACCGAAAAAGCCCGATCTGCCGGGCTGTGGGGCTTGTTTTACCCATTGTCTCATGGCGGAAAGATGGCATCGCTTGAAGAGTACCTTATCGTTGCCGAACAGGAAGGGCGTTCGGAATTCTCTCCGGCAATTCTTGGGAGCCATTCCGCATTGGATGCGCATATGCTCTTGGAATTTGGTACCAACGAAATCCGTAAAAATTTCCTTGAACCAATGGCGGCGGGGAAAGCCATTCCGGCTTACGGGATGACTGAACCGGGACATGGTGGATCGTTCCCCGGCTTGATATCGACGACCGCACAGTTCGAAAACGGGAATTGGACGATCAACGGCAGAAAATGGTTTGTTGGCAACGCAGACCGCGCCACTTTTGTTACGGTCCTGGCACGCACCGCCGGGGAAGATTTGCCACTCGGCAAGTCACACTCCATGATTCTGGTCCCGACAGATACACCCGGATACAAGGTCGAGCGCCAAATCTCGATATTGGGTCGTTTCCTCGGTCAGGGCGAGATGTCTTTCACAGAGGTCGAGGTCCCTGAGAGCAACCTCTTGGGATCCAGTGGCGGCGGGATGGATTTGATGAGCCGACGCCTTCGAAGGGGGAGGCTGCTACGCTCGATGAATTGGATAGGACTGGCCCAACGATGTTTCGATCTCATGGGCGCCCGGATAAATTCCGGCCGTGGCCTCTCCGCGCGACTGCATGAAAAACAGCTGGTCCGCCAACACCTCGTCACGGCGTACCAATCCATAGCAAGTGCGAGGGAATTGATTCGAGTCGCTGCCCGCGGCGTTGACGGGGGATGTCCAAATGATGTCCAGATCAATGTCGCGAAAATCGCCGCGTCGCAAGCACTTTGCATTGCTTCGGACTCGGCAGTGCAAATCTATGGCGCGGAAGGCATTAGCGATCTTACCCCGCTCTCCGGCATTTATAGAATTGCCCGGACGTCACGCATTCTGGACGGAACCGACGAGTCGCTTGTCAGCTCAGTGGGGCGCCGGCTCATCAATTCTTTTAAAGAAGAAGACACCTATCACTTTGCCTGA
- a CDS encoding class I adenylate-forming enzyme family protein, with the protein MNHSGIVDMVPAEVRREWTLNGIYPNKSVYQLFCEHVCQNPDSPAVVSFDETITYAALLDRVRRLATSFKAVGVVSGDVIAYELQNGWHGCAIDLAAAAIGAIVAPFPPGRGRLEIVSLLRRCAARVIIVEHEYAGVDLCELIESIRPILLSLRVLIVDGEERNGWHTMDSLFGAEPIESSQLPTVSPDLPVRLLISSGTESEPKWVAYSHNALIGGRGRFLQRIHVDGSAFRGLYLVPLGTAFGSTATFGVLSWLGGAVVLLRQFDVAAAIQSITELKPTYIFGVPTMFQRIAADPALSKADTSSLIAIISGGAKIDETSIRRCTEAFRCGFISLYGSADGVNCHTTLHDDLETVSRKAGRPNPEVCSIRIVDDEKKEVPQGCVGEIAARGPISPMQYVNAPDLDALYRDADGWVFTGDLGFIDDDGYLVLSGRKKDIIIRGGLNISPAQIENIAVSHPAVVSAACVPVADPDVGHRVCLCLALKDGIERPSLSQFTRYLHEKGLDTNKLPEYLRYYRQLPLSPAGKIDKKRLSAEVEFSNYTAKAGLVQLANQL; encoded by the coding sequence ATGAATCATTCGGGCATCGTAGACATGGTTCCTGCTGAAGTTCGCCGCGAGTGGACCCTAAATGGGATCTATCCAAATAAATCCGTATACCAGCTGTTTTGCGAACATGTATGTCAGAACCCTGACAGCCCTGCGGTCGTATCGTTTGATGAGACGATCACTTACGCAGCACTATTAGACAGGGTGCGTCGTCTTGCAACCAGCTTCAAAGCAGTGGGAGTTGTTTCCGGAGATGTCATCGCTTATGAGCTCCAGAATGGTTGGCATGGTTGCGCGATCGATCTCGCTGCCGCTGCAATAGGAGCGATTGTGGCACCGTTTCCCCCAGGGCGTGGGCGCCTTGAGATTGTGTCATTGCTAAGACGGTGTGCCGCGCGCGTAATTATTGTTGAGCATGAATACGCCGGGGTTGACCTGTGTGAACTTATTGAGTCGATACGGCCGATTCTGTTGTCGCTCCGTGTTCTCATTGTGGATGGGGAAGAGCGAAACGGCTGGCATACGATGGATAGCCTGTTTGGAGCCGAGCCGATTGAATCAAGCCAATTACCCACCGTTTCCCCCGACCTCCCCGTTCGGCTGCTGATCTCGTCCGGAACAGAATCCGAGCCAAAGTGGGTTGCTTATTCCCACAACGCGCTGATTGGTGGACGAGGACGTTTTCTGCAACGAATACACGTCGATGGCAGTGCTTTCAGGGGCCTCTATCTGGTGCCGCTGGGCACGGCATTCGGTTCAACCGCAACATTCGGTGTTTTATCCTGGCTCGGCGGAGCCGTGGTTCTGCTGCGTCAATTCGACGTCGCCGCTGCCATTCAAAGTATCACCGAATTGAAGCCGACCTACATCTTTGGTGTTCCCACCATGTTCCAACGCATCGCCGCTGATCCGGCATTATCAAAAGCGGATACGTCCAGTCTGATCGCTATTATTAGTGGTGGAGCGAAAATTGACGAGACGTCAATCCGACGATGTACCGAGGCGTTTCGATGTGGCTTTATCAGTTTATACGGATCTGCGGACGGTGTTAATTGCCACACTACCCTTCATGATGATTTGGAAACGGTTTCTCGCAAGGCCGGGAGGCCTAACCCGGAGGTTTGCTCTATCCGGATAGTAGATGACGAGAAGAAGGAGGTTCCCCAAGGTTGTGTCGGAGAAATAGCTGCCAGAGGCCCGATAAGTCCTATGCAATATGTGAATGCTCCTGACCTGGATGCGCTATATCGAGACGCGGATGGCTGGGTTTTTACCGGTGACCTTGGTTTTATCGATGATGATGGATATCTGGTGCTATCCGGGCGCAAGAAAGACATCATTATTCGCGGTGGTCTCAATATCAGTCCTGCCCAAATCGAAAACATCGCCGTTTCCCATCCGGCTGTTGTCAGCGCTGCCTGTGTACCTGTAGCCGATCCGGACGTTGGCCATCGGGTTTGCCTTTGCCTGGCATTGAAGGATGGGATTGAACGCCCATCGCTATCCCAATTCACTCGTTACTTGCATGAGAAGGGCCTGGATACGAATAAATTGCCGGAATATTTGCGCTATTACCGCCAACTGCCCCTCAGTCCGGCAGGAAAAATCGATAAGAAGCGGTTATCTGCCGAGGTGGAGTTCAGCAACTACACGGCCAAAGCTGGCCTTGTCCAATTGGCGAATCAGTTGTGA
- a CDS encoding CoA transferase gives MNMNRALTGCGITGPFDGHSPEFAAIASSLLYQSTALGMQIESSKSPAENRALSFEFKTPHTQPIVCVVDKWSDASRQAFMTENIMQAACGLMSVHGRASGKYRPLGLNYVSTLTAALALQGGAAASIGQLRGLPIRHSSVSMAAAALLSLGQYIAGATVCESPEVLLPDNTSHTPCLPLVSSDGIIFEIETLDVGPWQKFWTEVGVSSAVAGKGWAAFLLRYAKAISPLPDELVSAISDLSYQHISQVCARTGMSICPIRSIDDRAKDDDCRHVWLQGPWEFLYERSPDSRASTRASGDLPLSGLTIIESCRRIQGPLAGHLLALLGATVIRIEPPGGDPLRGMPPMAEGCSARFHALNRLKTIEEVDIKSPVGQAKIKELVRDADVFLHNWAPGKAVLLNLDDEDLAAVNPSLIYAYAAGWATDRAAHCPLNSRPGTDFMTQAYSGVARKIADTSGNHGGSLFTVLDVLGGVVAAQGITIALLNRCMNKVGAKVTSSLMSAATLLCADDFREVYNMPTTFETSKSIIDKIYDTKQGKIAVECCDVATLMRLAEALEIDTDTETADFEAHLDSLFRSRTATEWAEVLEDACVPSAVVIENLADLQNIAYLQPGLSPGSYTSVNSPWSFR, from the coding sequence ATGAATATGAACCGTGCCTTAACCGGTTGCGGGATAACCGGTCCATTCGATGGTCATAGTCCGGAGTTCGCTGCTATCGCGTCCTCACTGCTTTACCAGTCCACCGCACTGGGCATGCAAATTGAGTCGAGCAAAAGCCCTGCGGAAAATCGCGCGCTATCTTTTGAATTCAAGACCCCGCATACCCAGCCTATCGTATGCGTCGTCGATAAATGGAGCGACGCATCCAGGCAAGCGTTTATGACTGAAAATATTATGCAGGCGGCATGTGGGCTTATGTCGGTGCATGGTCGAGCAAGTGGCAAATACCGGCCTCTGGGGTTGAACTACGTCTCGACCTTAACGGCCGCGCTGGCGCTTCAAGGTGGAGCTGCGGCTTCAATCGGTCAGCTACGCGGCCTGCCCATACGGCACAGCAGCGTTTCGATGGCAGCGGCAGCGCTATTAAGCCTGGGACAGTATATAGCGGGAGCAACAGTGTGCGAGTCTCCGGAAGTACTGTTGCCGGACAACACCTCCCATACCCCCTGTCTTCCCCTGGTTTCTTCGGACGGTATCATCTTTGAAATCGAAACGCTGGATGTCGGCCCTTGGCAGAAATTCTGGACCGAGGTCGGTGTGAGTTCAGCAGTGGCCGGCAAGGGATGGGCCGCTTTTCTGCTGCGATATGCTAAAGCCATATCTCCTCTGCCTGATGAACTAGTCAGCGCGATATCAGATCTTTCTTACCAGCATATTTCACAAGTATGTGCTCGTACTGGCATGTCAATCTGTCCCATACGATCCATTGACGACAGAGCGAAGGATGACGACTGCAGGCACGTTTGGCTCCAGGGACCCTGGGAGTTCCTTTACGAGAGAAGTCCGGACAGCAGGGCATCAACCCGGGCCAGCGGTGACCTGCCGTTAAGCGGGCTGACCATCATCGAATCCTGTCGGCGAATTCAAGGTCCTCTCGCGGGACATCTTCTCGCACTTCTGGGCGCAACAGTTATCAGGATCGAGCCGCCGGGTGGAGACCCGCTGCGAGGTATGCCGCCAATGGCGGAGGGTTGCTCGGCACGATTCCATGCGCTTAACCGTCTTAAAACTATTGAGGAAGTGGATATCAAGTCTCCCGTTGGACAAGCGAAAATCAAGGAACTGGTGCGGGATGCGGATGTGTTTCTGCATAACTGGGCGCCCGGTAAAGCGGTGCTGTTAAATCTGGATGATGAAGACCTGGCTGCGGTTAATCCTTCCTTGATTTATGCCTACGCCGCGGGTTGGGCGACAGACAGGGCGGCTCATTGCCCCTTGAACTCAAGACCCGGCACGGATTTCATGACTCAAGCCTACTCCGGGGTTGCCAGAAAGATCGCGGACACTTCAGGGAATCATGGCGGCTCTCTATTTACGGTATTGGATGTACTCGGAGGGGTCGTTGCAGCCCAGGGGATTACCATCGCACTGCTCAATCGTTGTATGAATAAGGTTGGTGCGAAAGTCACTTCCTCGCTGATGAGCGCCGCCACGCTTCTGTGTGCGGATGATTTCCGTGAGGTATATAACATGCCCACTACTTTCGAAACCTCAAAAAGTATTATCGACAAAATCTATGACACCAAGCAGGGAAAAATCGCCGTTGAATGTTGCGATGTAGCAACGTTAATGCGATTAGCTGAGGCTCTTGAAATCGACACGGATACTGAAACGGCCGATTTTGAGGCGCACCTGGACTCTTTGTTCCGGTCAAGAACCGCTACTGAATGGGCTGAAGTGCTGGAAGATGCATGCGTTCCTTCAGCTGTGGTTATCGAAAACCTGGCTGACCTGCAGAACATAGCATATCTGCAGCCGGGCTTGAGTCCTGGCTCTTATACGAGCGTGAATTCTCCCTGGAGTTTCAGATGA
- a CDS encoding MoaD family protein has protein sequence MPITVNVPTILRPLTNNQKRIEISGVNVLEVIDQIEHQYPGVKERLITDGTAHSFINIYVNDDDIRFGKGLSTELRDGDSLTILPAVAGGQAEPVRFPHIK, from the coding sequence ATGCCTATCACAGTAAATGTCCCAACCATACTCAGACCGCTCACCAATAATCAGAAGCGGATTGAAATTTCTGGTGTCAACGTTCTCGAAGTCATTGATCAAATAGAGCACCAGTATCCTGGCGTGAAAGAAAGGCTGATAACCGACGGCACGGCACACAGTTTCATCAATATTTACGTAAACGATGACGACATTCGTTTTGGTAAAGGGTTATCAACAGAATTGCGGGATGGCGATTCGCTGACCATTTTGCCCGCTGTCGCCGGCGGGCAAGCCGAGCCTGTTCGCTTCCCGCATATAAAATGA
- a CDS encoding M67 family metallopeptidase codes for MLTIHAKLVEAMLAQAHKDHPIETCGIIAGPAGSNLPLRLIPMRNVAQSETFFKFDPQQHLQVWRTMEMRGEEPIVIYHSHTHTQAYPSRTDVQYATEPASHYVIIPTEPAYTEEIRSFRIVDGTVTEERVRMLGSYKTEWELSMVA; via the coding sequence ATGCTGACCATACACGCCAAACTTGTTGAAGCGATGCTTGCTCAAGCACATAAAGATCACCCTATTGAAACCTGTGGAATCATCGCCGGACCCGCCGGTTCAAATCTTCCGCTTCGCTTGATTCCGATGCGTAATGTAGCCCAGTCGGAAACCTTTTTTAAATTCGACCCGCAGCAGCACCTTCAGGTGTGGAGAACTATGGAGATGCGAGGCGAGGAGCCCATTGTTATCTACCATTCGCACACCCATACGCAAGCCTACCCCAGCCGTACAGATGTCCAGTATGCAACGGAGCCGGCGTCTCATTACGTCATTATTCCTACAGAGCCGGCATATACAGAAGAAATCCGCAGCTTCCGCATCGTGGACGGGACGGTGACCGAAGAACGAGTGAGGATGTTGGGTTCCTATAAAACAGAATGGGAATTGTCGATGGTTGCCTAG
- the moeB gene encoding molybdopterin-synthase adenylyltransferase MoeB, which produces MQLLPLVRPSGELSKDEIARYSRHLLIPDFGLEGQKCLKNSKVLVIGAGGLGSPVLLYLAAAGVGTLGIIDFDIVDESNLQRQIIHGQSDVGRFKSRSAKDSVNELNPYVHVQLHNERLEATNAIEIISGYDLVIDGTDNFATRYLVNDACVLAGKPYVWGSIFRFEGQASVFWENAPSGLGLNYRDLYPEPPPSEMAPSCAEGGVLGILCASIGAIMATEAIKLITGLGETLLGRLAVYDALDMTYRFIPLRRAPIRTPITGLIDYQEFCGSGKPASDNKTNVPVISALDLKQLRESGMEMQLIDVRGIEEWNIVRIEGANHIPKNKIMTEETLSRLNKEDLIILHCKMGMRSRDVLTEMQKHGFTNVKSLDGGILAWIRDVDRSLPSY; this is translated from the coding sequence ATGCAACTGTTACCGTTAGTACGTCCTTCAGGAGAGCTAAGTAAAGATGAAATTGCTCGTTATAGTCGACATCTCCTCATTCCCGATTTCGGCCTGGAAGGGCAGAAATGTCTCAAGAACAGTAAGGTCCTGGTAATAGGCGCAGGTGGACTTGGCTCGCCCGTACTTCTCTATCTCGCGGCAGCCGGGGTTGGGACATTAGGAATTATTGATTTCGATATCGTCGACGAATCGAACCTGCAAAGACAAATCATCCATGGGCAATCGGATGTCGGCCGTTTCAAATCCAGGAGCGCAAAGGACTCGGTCAATGAATTGAACCCTTATGTTCATGTTCAGCTTCATAACGAACGCCTGGAAGCAACTAATGCCATCGAGATAATTTCGGGCTATGACCTCGTTATAGACGGAACGGACAACTTCGCGACCCGGTATCTTGTGAATGATGCCTGTGTACTTGCAGGAAAGCCGTATGTCTGGGGATCAATCTTTCGGTTCGAGGGACAGGCTTCGGTTTTCTGGGAAAACGCGCCGAGCGGACTGGGCCTTAACTATAGAGACCTGTATCCCGAACCGCCTCCATCTGAAATGGCCCCTTCATGTGCCGAAGGCGGCGTACTAGGCATCCTTTGCGCTTCGATCGGCGCAATTATGGCGACCGAAGCAATCAAATTGATCACCGGCCTAGGTGAAACTTTGCTTGGCCGCCTCGCCGTTTACGATGCGCTGGATATGACGTATAGATTCATTCCCCTGCGGCGGGCGCCGATAAGAACTCCTATAACGGGATTGATCGATTATCAGGAATTTTGCGGATCGGGGAAACCCGCTTCCGACAATAAAACAAATGTTCCGGTAATCAGTGCACTGGACTTGAAACAACTGCGGGAAAGCGGCATGGAGATGCAGCTCATTGACGTCCGAGGAATCGAAGAATGGAACATTGTTCGTATTGAAGGTGCAAACCATATTCCTAAAAACAAGATCATGACGGAAGAAACTTTATCCAGGCTGAATAAAGAGGATCTCATCATCCTTCATTGCAAGATGGGCATGCGTTCCAGGGATGTTCTGACGGAAATGCAAAAACATGGCTTTACAAACGTAAAGAGCCTGGACGGAGGAATTCTGGCGTGGATAAGGGATGTGGACCGCTCATTGCCGAGCTATTAG
- a CDS encoding TonB-dependent receptor: protein MSQSTTPSPKTPLSPVVVTANPIIDRVRIDPFSSTSAVVTESQLRDQNAFDLATALRRTPGVQISRYNPVGGFGGDQGGAVYIRGMGVSRPGSEIKTYIDGVPFYMGVWNHPLLDLLPVNGMQSITVYKSPQPQINGNNFASINLETKRASEDGVQANARISGGYFSTFIEQVDLVGRRGNVDFMLAQGHAQSNGHRPNASGELNNVMGRVGVRLNDNWAVGTSFLYVTNQARDPGDNRLPSPAIAPQYITQAGMISAFISHKHGNWHGDLRIYHNRGEGNWLHQAGLEGNQFNNFQMTGMRWKEQFSLWKGGSIVTGLDSDWVSGESRFNRVAPAPSGTFNSPTFRVTSPYIALSQKIDLGNSWSLVPAIGIRVYDHSEFQTKTSPHAGLSLISERITIFGNVSRGINYPGLEAPVLSSLIPPLGQTWKQLSAEELNHAEVGVKLTPTESTQIDISVFIDQVKNRYIFGFPPNVPPPPQFINLGTYVMRGAEIAIRQNITSNWTIFGGLTLLDPSIDNLPYTPKRAVTAGINGQIGPVRLTVDTQYQSSVLALSRPRAAGAVNTEQVDSFVIMNARVSHRLPILGKRGEIFVAMENLLDANYAYRPGYPMPGRWGQIGLSASF, encoded by the coding sequence ATGTCACAAAGTACAACACCCTCTCCAAAAACGCCGCTTTCTCCGGTAGTCGTGACGGCTAATCCAATCATTGATCGCGTCCGTATCGATCCTTTCTCCAGCACGTCCGCGGTGGTCACTGAGAGTCAGCTACGTGACCAGAACGCATTCGATCTGGCGACTGCATTGCGACGTACCCCCGGGGTGCAGATATCACGTTACAACCCGGTCGGCGGTTTTGGTGGCGATCAAGGAGGTGCTGTCTATATTCGCGGGATGGGTGTAAGCCGTCCTGGCAGCGAAATCAAGACTTATATTGATGGCGTTCCGTTCTACATGGGCGTCTGGAACCACCCACTGCTCGACCTGTTGCCGGTCAATGGCATGCAATCGATTACAGTCTACAAAAGCCCTCAGCCGCAAATCAACGGCAACAATTTCGCATCGATCAATCTGGAAACCAAGCGTGCGTCCGAGGATGGCGTTCAGGCTAATGCAAGGATTTCCGGGGGTTACTTCAGTACTTTTATCGAGCAGGTGGATCTCGTTGGTCGCCGCGGAAACGTGGACTTCATGCTGGCACAAGGCCACGCCCAGTCGAATGGACACCGGCCTAATGCAAGCGGGGAACTGAATAATGTAATGGGTCGTGTCGGTGTGCGGCTGAATGACAATTGGGCGGTTGGGACCAGCTTTTTGTATGTCACCAACCAGGCACGAGACCCGGGGGACAACCGTCTCCCATCCCCAGCCATTGCACCGCAATACATTACACAGGCGGGAATGATATCTGCCTTCATATCCCATAAGCATGGCAACTGGCATGGCGATCTCCGTATTTACCACAACAGGGGTGAAGGCAACTGGCTGCATCAGGCCGGATTGGAAGGAAATCAGTTTAATAATTTCCAGATGACCGGCATGCGCTGGAAAGAACAGTTCTCTCTATGGAAAGGAGGGTCTATTGTTACCGGGCTGGACAGCGACTGGGTCTCGGGCGAATCCCGATTCAATCGCGTAGCGCCGGCCCCATCGGGCACCTTTAACTCGCCGACTTTCCGCGTCACATCGCCTTACATAGCGCTGAGCCAAAAGATCGACCTGGGTAACAGCTGGTCGCTCGTCCCGGCGATTGGTATACGCGTTTATGATCATAGTGAATTCCAGACAAAAACCTCGCCCCACGCCGGCCTATCCCTGATATCCGAGAGGATTACGATATTTGGCAATGTCTCGCGTGGCATCAATTATCCGGGTTTGGAAGCTCCCGTCCTGTCGTCTCTGATTCCCCCGCTCGGACAGACCTGGAAGCAGCTCTCCGCGGAAGAGCTCAATCATGCGGAAGTCGGTGTGAAGCTGACCCCCACGGAATCAACGCAAATCGATATCAGCGTATTTATCGATCAGGTGAAGAATCGTTATATCTTCGGCTTCCCGCCGAATGTTCCGCCCCCTCCCCAATTCATAAATCTCGGGACCTACGTTATGCGTGGCGCCGAAATTGCGATCCGACAAAATATTACCTCTAACTGGACGATATTTGGGGGCTTGACGCTGCTTGATCCTAGCATCGACAACTTGCCCTATACACCGAAGAGGGCCGTTACAGCGGGTATAAACGGGCAAATCGGCCCTGTCCGTCTCACGGTTGATACCCAGTATCAATCAAGCGTATTGGCGCTCAGCCGTCCGCGGGCGGCGGGGGCCGTCAATACTGAGCAAGTGGATTCATTTGTGATCATGAATGCACGCGTATCTCATCGATTGCCAATACTCGGTAAAAGAGGGGAGATTTTCGTGGCCATGGAAAACCTCCTGGATGCGAACTATGCCTATCGCCCAGGTTATCCCATGCCCGGGCGCTGGGGGCAGATCGGGCTATCCGCAAGCTTCTGA
- a CDS encoding GIY-YIG nuclease family protein — MDTWNVYMVRCSDGSLYTGIALDVGRRVAEHNTNDVLAARYTRCRRPVMLVYQEKYDTRSAAGKREYEIKQMGKKEKLMLIKAELTSGK; from the coding sequence ATGGATACATGGAATGTGTACATGGTGCGCTGTTCGGATGGCAGCTTATATACTGGGATCGCCCTTGATGTAGGGCGGCGCGTGGCTGAACACAATACCAATGATGTGCTTGCCGCCAGGTATACCCGCTGCCGGCGTCCAGTCATGCTTGTTTACCAGGAAAAATACGATACCCGCTCAGCAGCAGGTAAGCGCGAGTACGAAATCAAGCAGATGGGCAAGAAAGAAAAATTGATGCTGATTAAGGCTGAATTAACCTCGGGAAAATGA
- a CDS encoding CNP1-like family protein, producing MKKILLLLCLLTLAACAAQKALKGFDTDFDGDKPWAELQVQLPAYPKAENLLPFDAGPASNNLYYIDAPSLVVGEEGIVRYTLVIKSPEGAMNVSYEGMRCATDGVREQARLKILILKFQVTEKRLYAIGRDDRTWVRARVSKWEELEDISQHYAQRALSRYFFCPANVIVRNKEEAIQALKRGSHPRVIQ from the coding sequence ATGAAAAAAATTCTGTTGTTGCTATGCTTGCTGACGCTTGCGGCGTGCGCCGCCCAAAAGGCATTGAAGGGATTTGATACCGATTTTGATGGTGACAAACCCTGGGCTGAACTGCAGGTACAACTGCCTGCTTACCCCAAAGCGGAGAATCTGCTGCCATTTGACGCCGGCCCTGCCAGCAATAATCTTTATTACATCGATGCTCCCTCTCTCGTGGTCGGAGAGGAAGGCATAGTGCGCTATACGCTGGTAATCAAATCACCCGAAGGAGCGATGAACGTAAGCTACGAGGGAATGCGGTGTGCAACCGATGGCGTGAGAGAGCAGGCGAGACTGAAAATATTAATACTTAAATTTCAGGTTACCGAAAAAAGGCTCTACGCCATTGGCCGTGACGACAGGACCTGGGTACGGGCACGAGTATCAAAATGGGAGGAACTCGAAGATATCTCTCAGCATTATGCGCAACGGGCGCTTTCCAGATATTTCTTCTGCCCGGCTAATGTTATTGTGAGAAATAAGGAAGAGGCCATTCAAGCGTTGAAGAGAGGCAGCCATCCACGCGTGATTCAGTAG
- a CDS encoding DUF2127 domain-containing protein: protein MPFRIANAASKTLRTVALLEAFKGAVVLLAGFGVLSLAHHDAQRVAEQLVAHSHLNPASRYPRIFLDLAGQITEPQIPLIAAGAGLYVLVRFIEAYGLWHYQKWAQWVSAASGAIYVPFELLELREHVTWLGLAALALNVLVVIFMLHFVLHGKEIVK from the coding sequence ATGCCATTCCGGATTGCAAACGCTGCTTCAAAAACATTGCGTACGGTCGCGCTTCTTGAAGCGTTCAAAGGCGCGGTGGTATTGCTAGCAGGTTTTGGCGTGCTGTCCTTGGCTCATCACGACGCTCAGCGGGTTGCCGAACAGTTGGTAGCGCACTCCCACCTGAACCCGGCTTCCCGGTATCCGCGTATCTTCCTTGATTTGGCTGGGCAGATAACGGAGCCGCAGATACCCCTGATTGCAGCGGGTGCGGGGCTATATGTCCTTGTCCGGTTTATCGAGGCATATGGTCTCTGGCATTACCAGAAGTGGGCCCAGTGGGTTTCGGCGGCAAGCGGAGCGATTTATGTGCCTTTTGAGCTTCTGGAGCTGCGCGAACATGTTACCTGGCTAGGTCTCGCCGCACTGGCACTAAACGTGCTGGTAGTTATTTTTATGCTTCATTTTGTGCTCCACGGGAAGGAGATAGTGAAATAG
- a CDS encoding epoxyqueuosine reductase QueH, whose protein sequence is MHDKPDFKRNPLPLLNGHAKVLLHSCCAPCSGEVMEAMHASGIDFTIFFYNPNIHPLKEYELRKNENIRFAEQFGVPFIDADYDRDNWFARAKGMENEPERGIRCTMCFDMRFERTALYAHEHDFPVITSSLGISRWKNMQQINDCGQRAAERYPGLLYWDYNWRKGGGSARMIEISKRENFYQQEYCGCAYSLRDTNSHRVAMGRERIKPGVLYYGQEIGTPATPATAEPEAKAMPGGDDNC, encoded by the coding sequence ATGCACGACAAACCAGACTTCAAGCGAAATCCGCTGCCCTTGCTCAATGGTCACGCCAAAGTGCTGTTGCATTCCTGTTGCGCGCCGTGCAGCGGCGAAGTGATGGAAGCCATGCACGCCTCGGGCATCGACTTCACCATTTTCTTCTATAACCCGAACATCCATCCATTGAAGGAATACGAATTGCGCAAGAACGAGAATATCCGCTTTGCGGAACAGTTTGGCGTGCCCTTTATCGACGCGGACTACGACCGCGACAATTGGTTTGCGCGCGCCAAGGGCATGGAAAACGAACCGGAGAGAGGCATCCGTTGCACCATGTGCTTCGACATGCGCTTTGAGCGCACGGCGCTGTACGCGCACGAACACGACTTTCCGGTCATTACCAGCTCGCTCGGCATCTCTCGGTGGAAGAACATGCAGCAAATCAACGACTGCGGGCAGCGAGCCGCCGAACGCTATCCGGGCCTGCTGTACTGGGACTACAACTGGCGAAAGGGCGGCGGTTCGGCACGCATGATCGAGATCAGCAAGCGCGAGAATTTCTACCAGCAGGAGTACTGCGGCTGCGCTTATTCGCTGCGTGACACCAACAGCCATCGCGTCGCAATGGGGCGGGAACGCATCAAGCCAGGCGTACTGTACTATGGACAGGAAATCGGCACTCCGGCGACCCCTGCCACAGCCGAACCCGAGGCCAAGGCAATGCCTGGGGGCGACGATAATTGCTGA